A portion of the Phaeodactylum tricornutum CCAP 1055/1 chromosome 7, whole genome shotgun sequence genome contains these proteins:
- a CDS encoding predicted protein, whose protein sequence is MARTSRGSVPKDSVDALDNLNLDDMFADGGDDLFGGLDIDLADMGDITAGGIDAKVEPMTVEALPTGVAGMTDEDETTPNRRKTKRKLKNPTLFEDDDDYLEEPALKKKRKVSKIATATVRKKGTKKAADESTPTLPKAIKTKKGKTATSITNGSMQTLGARGSLGSSSSGVAAAGRFGKRSSDTAPKTSKKANSSGKSNSGLLPSPSSSISNTAQSSSTLITAPTHSAQQQILQHPGLSQSSFCGLRPSNTIFYPFMPAMPTEPTLRNRKLYAVLDRTYSSFMSHLSALPSPSTAGNGAAKPPALEFEVIVKLMNEAFKDEKSATGAHHRGEQMSAAIGAMRRTISFFDKSKLAGDLMAICALLKRQFDFLHQNTVNMERWCKGNLSAEEYGAVYISTKTSRKANATKSTSVLSSFTTPLIRVKIVCSNGFKEPRRGPLVAVLPSKGVMGITKAESAMSPPKTTTKKSSTKKRVVAVARDVKSSTVTSSAQKEMSYVNMKASRRRKAVAELIARTARELEVKYTHRIESRTQIIDKQQQEARRVCEADPIVVIHTTGMWKWLDKSGYFLRTTDDDIQRSVDGLVSPDDMFVKQMELQTKADTVTNQPMRSDESVELSLFHRLQSLLVSGTGTEVDEDSLESDKEEEDATSHGESLPMADLARLSIDERLFIQLQSIGLAQSLSHRRLLSQRRSDTLSPSKEKSDRTSLGSENSGARQHMEVIHSENAIDELKDIITAMTDDLGRLNSLSSNRIAFLESIAVANGPSMEEIKRKNDEEANAIGKCHQLLKKAKESRVKNGKLKNSKKDEYALPW, encoded by the coding sequence CCTACCGACTGGGGTGGCAGGGATGACCGATGAGGATGAGACTACACCCAATCGCCGCAAAACTAAGCGGAAGCTTAAAAATCCAACTCTCTTtgaggacgatgatgattACCTGGAAGAACCGGcactgaaaaagaagcggAAGGTATCAAAAATAGCTACTGCCACCGTACGAAAGAAAGGCACAAAAAAAGCAGCTGACGAGAGTACCCCCACACTTCCTAAAGCAATCAAGaccaaaaaaggcaaaacTGCTACAAGTATAACGAACGGAAGCATGCAAACACTAGGCGCACGCGGATCTCTTGGTTCATCTTCATCGGGTGTGGCTGCTGCTGGACGATTCGGAAAACGAAGTTCTGACACAGCTCCGAAAACTAGTAAGAAAGCGAATTCGAGCGGGAAGTCCAACAGCGGGCTGTTACCCAGCCCGTCATCTTCTATCTCAAATACCGCGCAATCTTCATCTACATTGATTACTGCACCAACACACTCAGCTCAGCAACAAATCCTTCAGCACCCCGGTCTATCGCAAAGTTCGTTTTGCGGATTGAGACCGTCCAACACAATTTTCTATCCATTCATGCCAGCCATGCCCACTGAGCCTACCCTTCGTAATCGCAAGCTATATGCAGTTCTGGACCGGACGTACTCGTCCTTTATGAGCCATCTGAGTGCGTTACCGTCACCTTCGACTGCCGGGAACGGTGCTGCGAAACCACCTGCCTTAGAGTTCGAAGTCATCGTCAAGCTAATGAACGAAGCATTTAAAGACGAGAAGTCTGCCACCGGTGCACACCATCGCGGGGAGCAGATGAGTGCCGCCATTGGCGCCATGAGGCGAACAATTTCGTTTTTTGACAAGTCGAAACTCGCTGGCGATCTGATGGCAATTTGCGCCTTGCTCAAACGACAGTTTGACTTTTTACATCAAAACACCGTGAACATGGAGCGTTGGTGTAAAGGAAACTTAAGTGCCGAAGAATACGGCGCAGTCTACATATCCACCAAAACGTCGCGAAAAGCTAACGCAACAAAGTCTACGTCGGTACTATCAAGCTTTACCACACCCCTTATTCGAGTCAAAATAGTCTGCAGCAACGGCTTCAAGGAGCCACGAAGAGGCCCACTTGTAGCAGTCTTGCCTTCCAAGGGTGTGATGGGTATTACTAAAGCGGAAAGTGCGATGTCACCTCcaaaaacgacgacaaaaaagtCGAGCACAAAAAAGCGTGTTGTGGCTGTCGCTAGAGATGTGAAGAGTTCGACGGTCACTTCAAGCGCACAAAAGGAAATGTCATACGTAAATATGAAGGCATCACGGCGGCGTAAGGCTGTAGCGGAATTAATTGCACGAACCGCCAGAGAGCTAGAAGTAAAGTACACCCATCGTATCGAATCGCGTACCCAAATCATCGATAAGCAACAGCAAGAAGCCCGTAGAGTTTGTGAAGCTGATCCAATTGTAGTTATTCATACCACGGGGATGTGGAAATGGCTTGATAAGTCTGGATACTTTTTGAGAACGACAGATGATGACATTCAAAGAAGTGTTGACGGATTGGTGTCGCCAGATGATATGTTTGTTAAACAAATGGAGCTTCAGACCAAAGCCGATACAGTCACTAACCAACCAATGAGATCGGATGAATCCGTTGAGCTCTCACTTTTTCATCGACTCCAGTCACTCCTGGTTTCTGGAACTGGAACCGAGGTGGACGAGGATAGTTTAGAGAGCGataaggaagaggaagatgcGACTTCACATGGAGAATCATTGCCGATGGCTGATCTCGCAAGGCTCTCAATCGATGAGCGACTGTTTATTCAGCTTCAATCGATTGGCCTTGCGCAATCGTTATCCCATCGAAGATTGCTTTCGCAGCGAAGAAGCGACACGTTGTCACCATCCAAGGAAAAGTCTGACAGAACCTCCCTTGGAAGTGAAAATAGTGGCGCGAGGCAACATATGGAAGTTATACATTCCGAAAATGCCATTGACGAGTTGAAGGATATAATCACAGCGATGACTGATGACTTGGGGCGCCTCAATAGCCTCAGTAGTAATCGAATTGCTTTTCTCGAATCTATTGCAGTTGCAAACGGACCTTCAATGGAAGAAATAAAGCGCAagaacgacgaagaagctaACGCCATTGGCAAGTGCCATcagcttttgaaaaaggccaaggaaTCGAGAGTGAAAAACGGCAAACTAAAGAATTCCAAAAAGGATGAATATGCGTTGCCTTGGTAA